The Sulfurimonas hydrogeniphila genome includes a window with the following:
- a CDS encoding ABC transporter permease produces the protein MKKSIVSYLVKRFLRFDKEQPFIFISALLAFIGITLGVMVLLIAMALMNGFDKEFKDKLTVMNYPLTIIPKFYGAVNSNLLMDLEEKFPYLQFSPYIQSSVMARSGSRLEGGYLFGVNFEDEVKVNSVLAKAITGHTFKKFDVVVGKTLKEEFNLHVNDKLMYIFTNVEPGGLSVTPKIKRFQIKSFFDSGLSAYDKAYSYTTLEAMQTIEHMAANEYDGIHIYSKDPRKDIKKIKKVLPISVTVKGWWEDNMNFFAALEMEKTSLFIVLMLIILIASINIISSLLMTVMNRRGEIALLLSLGATTSEIKKVFLYLGIVIGITGILAGIVFGLSGIWLLSTFDIVSLPKDVYPTSRLPLDLTLHDFIFIVAGAFGIVVASSYYPAKKASEVDILTVLRNE, from the coding sequence TTGAAAAAATCAATAGTTTCTTACCTTGTGAAAAGATTTTTACGCTTTGACAAGGAGCAGCCTTTTATCTTTATATCTGCACTTTTAGCCTTTATAGGAATTACGCTCGGTGTCATGGTACTTCTTATTGCCATGGCACTTATGAATGGTTTTGACAAAGAGTTTAAAGACAAACTGACTGTTATGAATTACCCTTTAACCATCATTCCAAAGTTTTACGGTGCTGTAAACAGCAATCTGCTTATGGATTTGGAAGAGAAATTTCCTTATTTGCAGTTTAGCCCTTACATTCAGTCTTCTGTGATGGCCAGAAGCGGTTCAAGACTTGAAGGCGGGTATCTCTTTGGCGTAAACTTTGAGGATGAAGTGAAAGTCAATTCGGTACTTGCAAAAGCAATTACCGGGCATACTTTTAAAAAATTTGATGTTGTTGTAGGAAAAACTCTTAAAGAAGAATTTAATTTACATGTAAATGATAAACTGATGTATATTTTTACAAATGTGGAACCGGGCGGACTCTCTGTTACTCCAAAAATAAAGCGCTTTCAAATCAAGTCATTTTTTGATTCAGGGCTTTCTGCTTATGATAAAGCATACTCCTACACAACACTGGAGGCTATGCAGACCATAGAACATATGGCCGCAAATGAATATGACGGTATTCATATATATTCCAAAGATCCACGAAAAGATATAAAAAAAATAAAAAAAGTGCTGCCAATCAGTGTAACAGTAAAAGGCTGGTGGGAAGACAATATGAATTTTTTTGCTGCTTTGGAGATGGAAAAAACTTCTCTTTTTATTGTCCTGATGCTTATTATTCTTATTGCTTCTATCAATATCATATCTTCTCTTTTAATGACTGTAATGAACAGAAGAGGGGAAATAGCACTTTTGCTCTCTTTGGGTGCAACGACATCTGAAATTAAAAAAGTATTTTTGTATTTGGGAATTGTTATAGGAATTACCGGTATTTTAGCCGGTATTGTCTTTGGACTGAGTGGTATATGGCTACTCAGTACTTTTGATATTGTCTCTTTGCCAAAAGATGTTTATCCTACTTCGAGACTTCCCCTGGACTTGACACTTCATGATTTCATTTTTATTGTCGCAGGTGCTTTTGGTATCGTTGTAGCTTCCTCTTATTATCCTGCCAAAAAGGCAAGTGAAGTAGATATACTGACTGTTCTTCGAAATGAGTAG
- a CDS encoding FtsK/SpoIIIE family DNA translocase: protein MKDTLFIIIFGVLIYLGFSTLFGPTGLMGSYGATFSSYNQLYFGYISFVYLFVLLFPLYFLYKDTSFGFRKLELGVASFLLLCSSLIAQALLITNEYRGKFGADFVDFLSPYIGVFGLWVFWFIITAVAMVILFDKSSSEILHVVISSLKSNKPKNAATFVEKEQSETLQQDEIMQKEENKETEHVEQTQDEEIDKPAYLRKEKKHVAAEETSETKKTILDIAADVKEHKNTVIVDELEENAKLLANIEKGKVEKPKNFKLPSVDFLQKPNKTTHNVDEKELDDKIRYLIEKLAHFKIDGDVVRTYAGPVVSTFEFKPAANVKVSKILNLQDDLAMALSAETIRIQAPIPGKDVVGIEIPNEAVDTIYLRELLDDKLFKDSASPLTIALGKDIVGKPFITDLKKLPHLLIAGTTGSGKSVGINAMILSLLYKNSPDQLRLLMIDPKMLEFSIYNDIPHLLTPVITKPKQAIVSLNNMVGEMERRYELMAESRTKNIENYNEKVKKEGGEHFPYIVVIIDELADLMMTSGKDVELSIARLAQKSRACGIHLIIATQRPSVDVVTGLIKANLPSRISYRVGQKIDSKIILDQMGAESLLGRGDMLFTPPGSPALVRLHAPWATEEEIEKIVDFIKAQREPNYDKSFLIEETNAEGGSASGSNESYEELDPLYEEAKNVVLTDRKTSISYLQRKLQIGYNRSARVIEQLENEGVLSSPNAKGVREIL from the coding sequence TTGAAAGATACTCTGTTTATTATCATTTTTGGTGTATTAATTTATCTCGGTTTTTCAACTCTTTTTGGTCCAACTGGGCTTATGGGCAGTTATGGTGCTACTTTTTCTTCTTACAATCAGCTTTATTTTGGTTATATATCGTTTGTATATCTCTTTGTGCTGCTGTTTCCTTTGTATTTTCTGTATAAAGATACATCTTTTGGTTTTAGAAAGTTAGAACTGGGTGTTGCTTCTTTTTTGCTTTTATGCTCTTCTCTTATCGCACAGGCCCTGCTCATAACAAATGAATACAGAGGAAAATTCGGTGCAGATTTTGTAGACTTTTTATCTCCCTATATAGGTGTTTTCGGATTATGGGTATTTTGGTTTATTATTACGGCGGTTGCCATGGTGATTCTTTTTGATAAAAGCAGTTCGGAGATCTTACATGTAGTCATATCTTCACTCAAATCCAACAAACCGAAGAATGCAGCAACTTTTGTTGAAAAGGAACAGAGTGAGACCTTGCAACAAGATGAAATCATGCAAAAAGAAGAGAACAAAGAGACAGAGCATGTTGAACAAACCCAAGACGAAGAAATAGACAAACCGGCATATCTAAGAAAAGAAAAAAAGCATGTAGCGGCAGAAGAAACAAGTGAGACAAAAAAAACTATTTTAGATATTGCCGCGGATGTAAAAGAGCATAAAAATACTGTTATCGTTGATGAGCTTGAAGAAAATGCAAAACTCTTGGCTAATATTGAAAAAGGGAAGGTAGAAAAACCCAAAAACTTTAAGCTGCCTTCTGTAGATTTTTTGCAAAAGCCGAATAAAACAACACATAATGTGGATGAAAAAGAGCTTGATGACAAGATACGCTATCTTATTGAAAAGCTGGCACATTTTAAAATTGACGGAGATGTTGTGCGTACCTATGCAGGTCCTGTAGTTTCTACCTTTGAGTTTAAACCGGCAGCCAATGTGAAAGTGAGTAAAATACTTAACCTCCAAGATGATTTGGCGATGGCGCTTTCAGCGGAGACTATTCGTATTCAGGCACCTATCCCGGGAAAAGATGTTGTCGGAATAGAGATTCCAAATGAAGCAGTAGATACCATTTACCTGCGTGAGCTTTTAGATGACAAACTCTTTAAAGACTCGGCCTCACCACTTACTATAGCGCTTGGAAAAGACATTGTAGGCAAGCCTTTTATTACTGATTTAAAAAAGTTGCCGCATTTGCTTATAGCAGGTACAACAGGAAGCGGGAAAAGTGTCGGGATCAATGCTATGATACTTTCGCTTTTATATAAAAACTCTCCTGATCAGCTGCGTCTTTTGATGATTGACCCGAAAATGCTTGAGTTTTCCATATATAATGATATCCCACATCTGCTTACTCCTGTCATTACAAAGCCAAAACAGGCTATTGTCTCACTTAACAATATGGTCGGTGAAATGGAACGGCGTTACGAACTCATGGCTGAGAGTCGTACAAAAAATATTGAAAATTATAATGAAAAAGTAAAAAAAGAGGGTGGTGAGCATTTCCCTTATATAGTGGTAATTATTGATGAGTTGGCTGACCTGATGATGACAAGCGGTAAAGATGTTGAACTCTCCATCGCAAGACTTGCGCAAAAATCACGTGCCTGTGGAATTCATCTTATCATCGCGACACAAAGACCGTCTGTAGATGTTGTTACGGGACTTATTAAAGCCAACCTGCCTTCACGCATATCCTACAGAGTGGGACAAAAGATTGATTCAAAAATCATTTTAGACCAAATGGGTGCAGAATCACTTCTGGGGCGTGGAGATATGCTTTTTACGCCTCCGGGTTCGCCGGCTTTGGTACGCCTGCATGCTCCGTGGGCTACAGAAGAAGAGATAGAGAAGATAGTAGATTTTATTAAAGCGCAGCGAGAACCAAATTATGACAAAAGCTTTTTGATAGAAGAGACGAATGCCGAAGGTGGTTCTGCTTCAGGCTCTAATGAAAGCTATGAAGAACTTGATCCTTTGTACGAAGAGGCGAAAAATGTAGTTTTAACTGACAGAAAAACATCTATTTCTTATCTGCAAAGAAAACTACAGATTGGATATAACCGTTCTGCAAGAGTGATAGAACAGCTTGAAAATGAAGGAGTTCTCTCTTCTCCAAATGCCAAGGGTGTCAGAGAGATATTGTAA
- a CDS encoding putative quorum-sensing-regulated virulence factor gives MPKPHFIFMKQKDSFCVHVKNLEKLRVEQIQEIEAFVAQRKGYFDFTAYTFSIGKKLEYREFVKLLDMLHVEALVEEAVCAPQTSARISFGQYKGMLYNELPDSYLLWLKNNYMGSDREIICTEIAKRRL, from the coding sequence ATGCCAAAACCGCATTTTATATTTATGAAACAAAAAGATTCTTTTTGTGTACATGTAAAGAATCTGGAAAAATTACGTGTTGAACAGATACAGGAAATAGAAGCATTTGTTGCGCAAAGAAAAGGGTACTTTGATTTTACTGCCTACACATTCAGTATTGGAAAAAAACTTGAATATCGGGAATTTGTAAAACTTCTTGATATGTTACATGTAGAAGCTTTGGTTGAGGAAGCTGTTTGTGCTCCGCAAACCAGCGCCAGAATTTCTTTTGGGCAATACAAAGGAATGCTTTACAATGAACTGCCTGATTCTTATCTGTTATGGCTCAAAAACAACTATATGGGCAGTGACAGAGAAATCATCTGCACTGAAATTGCAAAACGCAGACTCTAG
- the secA gene encoding preprotein translocase subunit SecA, translated as MLQAFMGKVFGTANDRELKKYTKKVKKINELESKYEVLSDDALKNAFEDLKQSVQSGEKTLDDVLYDSFAITREAAKRVLNMRHFDVQLIGGMVLHEGRIAEMKTGEGKTLVATLAITLNAMTGKGVHLVTVNDYLASRDAKEMGVLYNFLGYSVGTILEDMHDPAEKKAAYDADITYGTNNEFGFDYLRDNMSYSKDQMVQRGHNFVIVDEVDSILIDEARTPLIISGPTNRNMQDYLKANRVALELNKEEHFTVDEKDKVILITEEGITKAEELFGVENLYSAENASLPHMLDQALKANYLFEKDVDYVVNDGEVVIVDEFTGRLSEGRRFSEGLHQALEAKEGVEIKEETQTLADITFQNYFRMYDKLAGMTGTAETEATEFAQIYNLDVVSIPTNIPIARKDLNDLIYKTEEEKFTAVIETIKKLSKSGQPILIGTASIEKSEVLHEILKKEKIAHTVLNAKNHAQESEIIKHAGAKGAVTIATNMAGRGVDIKVSDEVKELGGLYIIGTERHENRRIDNQLRGRSGRQGDPGTTQFYLSLEDNLLRIFGSDKIKSIMERLGVEDGEYIESRMVTRAVEKAQKKVENMHYEGRKQIVEYDDVANEQRKIVYKFRNQLLSDDYDIAGKIDEIREEYVANLLARSDIFAGADKEDFNLEKLSQLLKEEMNFDLDIEQLKELEYEELYAKVTELLKTAYDEKMGVLDEQTRQDIEKEFYLKELDNAWREHLYAMDNMKTGIRLRAYNQKDPLVEYKKESFGLFGELINDIKFNTIKTLQIIQFQMESPEEEAARISKQLEEEKKAQEALMRLNHHDNVDIDAEDDFVVSKKIARNDPCPCGSGKKYKQCCGKSGPKKGVFAS; from the coding sequence ATGCTACAAGCATTCATGGGTAAGGTATTTGGTACTGCAAATGACCGAGAATTAAAAAAATATACTAAAAAAGTTAAAAAGATTAATGAACTTGAAAGCAAATATGAAGTTTTAAGTGATGATGCACTCAAAAATGCTTTTGAAGATTTGAAACAAAGTGTACAGAGCGGCGAGAAAACTCTGGATGATGTGTTGTATGATTCTTTTGCCATAACAAGAGAAGCTGCAAAACGTGTTTTGAATATGCGTCATTTTGATGTTCAGCTTATAGGTGGTATGGTTTTACATGAGGGTAGAATTGCCGAAATGAAAACCGGTGAGGGAAAAACTCTTGTGGCTACACTTGCCATTACTCTCAATGCAATGACAGGCAAGGGCGTTCATTTGGTAACAGTGAATGATTATCTGGCTTCCCGTGATGCAAAAGAGATGGGTGTGCTGTACAATTTTCTGGGCTACAGTGTAGGCACGATTCTCGAAGACATGCATGATCCTGCAGAGAAAAAAGCTGCTTATGATGCGGATATTACCTACGGTACAAACAATGAGTTCGGCTTTGACTATTTGCGTGACAATATGAGTTATTCAAAAGACCAGATGGTCCAGCGTGGACACAATTTCGTAATTGTCGATGAAGTGGATTCTATTTTAATTGATGAGGCGAGAACGCCTTTGATAATTTCAGGGCCCACAAACAGAAATATGCAGGATTATCTCAAAGCAAACAGAGTTGCTTTGGAATTGAATAAAGAGGAACATTTTACTGTTGATGAAAAAGACAAAGTGATATTGATTACAGAAGAGGGTATCACAAAAGCGGAAGAACTTTTTGGTGTTGAAAATCTTTACAGTGCAGAGAATGCTTCTTTGCCGCATATGCTTGACCAGGCTTTAAAGGCAAATTACCTTTTTGAAAAAGATGTTGATTATGTTGTCAATGACGGGGAAGTGGTTATTGTTGACGAATTTACGGGCCGATTAAGCGAAGGACGTCGTTTTTCAGAAGGACTGCATCAGGCACTTGAAGCCAAAGAGGGTGTGGAAATAAAAGAAGAAACACAAACACTTGCAGATATTACTTTTCAAAACTACTTCAGAATGTATGACAAACTTGCGGGAATGACAGGTACTGCCGAAACAGAGGCAACAGAATTTGCACAGATTTATAATTTGGATGTTGTTTCCATTCCTACAAATATTCCGATTGCAAGAAAAGATTTGAATGATTTAATATATAAAACAGAAGAAGAGAAATTTACAGCTGTTATTGAGACCATTAAAAAACTAAGCAAATCAGGACAACCTATTTTAATAGGGACGGCTTCTATTGAAAAATCTGAAGTTTTGCATGAAATACTGAAGAAGGAAAAAATTGCACATACTGTTTTAAATGCAAAAAACCATGCACAAGAGAGTGAAATTATTAAACATGCCGGAGCAAAGGGTGCTGTAACCATTGCGACAAATATGGCAGGACGTGGTGTTGACATTAAGGTAAGTGATGAAGTAAAAGAGCTCGGTGGTTTGTATATCATCGGAACCGAGAGACATGAAAACCGCCGTATTGACAACCAGCTGCGCGGACGTTCCGGGCGTCAGGGTGATCCCGGAACAACACAGTTTTATCTTTCACTTGAAGACAATCTTTTGCGAATATTCGGCAGTGATAAAATCAAGTCCATCATGGAAAGACTCGGTGTTGAAGACGGCGAATATATAGAATCAAGAATGGTCACCCGTGCAGTTGAAAAAGCACAGAAAAAAGTTGAAAATATGCACTATGAAGGGCGTAAGCAAATTGTTGAGTATGATGATGTTGCAAATGAGCAAAGAAAAATCGTTTATAAATTCAGAAATCAACTTTTAAGTGATGATTATGATATTGCTGGTAAAATCGATGAAATCAGAGAAGAATATGTTGCAAATCTTTTAGCTCGCTCGGATATATTTGCCGGTGCAGACAAAGAAGATTTTAATCTTGAAAAACTCTCTCAGCTTCTTAAGGAAGAGATGAATTTTGATTTGGATATCGAGCAGTTAAAAGAGCTTGAATACGAAGAGTTGTATGCCAAAGTTACAGAACTGTTAAAAACGGCTTATGATGAGAAGATGGGCGTGTTGGATGAGCAGACAAGACAGGATATAGAAAAAGAGTTTTATCTCAAAGAGTTGGATAATGCCTGGAGAGAACATCTTTATGCAATGGACAATATGAAAACCGGTATTCGTTTGCGTGCATATAATCAAAAAGATCCTCTTGTTGAGTACAAAAAAGAGAGTTTTGGTCTTTTTGGCGAATTAATTAATGATATTAAATTCAATACAATCAAAACCTTGCAGATTATACAGTTCCAGATGGAATCTCCGGAAGAAGAAGCTGCCAGAATTTCCAAACAGCTTGAAGAAGAGAAAAAAGCACAAGAAGCATTGATGCGGCTGAACCATCATGACAATGTGGATATTGATGCCGAAGATGATTTTGTTGTGAGTAAAAAAATAGCAAGAAATGACCCCTGTCCGTGCGGAAGCGGAAAAAAGTACAAGCAGTGCTGTGGAAAAAGCGGTCCGAAAAAAGGTGTTTTTGCTTCTTGA
- the lolA gene encoding LolA-like outer membrane lipoprotein chaperone — protein sequence MKRIILAALLITSGYASIKNINSFEADFLQKIVDDKGVKITYTGHVTASKPRYALWQYTKPVQKSVYILQNKIVVIEPELEQVIIKHLNGDFDLFKIIHNAKEIAKGSYLANFQNKEYIIKTENSIIKSISYKDELENDIKIVFKNQEVNKKISQDKYVPDIPDEYDIVSE from the coding sequence ATGAAAAGAATAATTTTAGCTGCATTGTTGATAACATCTGGCTATGCAAGTATAAAAAATATAAACAGTTTTGAAGCAGATTTTTTACAAAAAATAGTAGATGACAAAGGTGTGAAGATAACATATACGGGGCATGTAACAGCTTCTAAACCTCGTTATGCTCTTTGGCAGTATACAAAACCTGTGCAGAAAAGTGTTTATATTTTACAAAATAAAATTGTAGTTATTGAACCGGAGTTAGAACAGGTCATCATTAAACATCTTAATGGAGATTTTGATCTTTTTAAAATTATTCACAATGCAAAAGAGATCGCAAAAGGGAGTTATTTAGCGAACTTTCAGAATAAAGAATACATCATAAAAACAGAAAATTCCATCATTAAATCTATTTCATACAAAGATGAACTTGAAAATGATATAAAGATTGTATTTAAAAACCAAGAAGTAAATAAAAAAATATCGCAAGATAAATATGTACCGGATATTCCGGATGAATATGATATAGTCAGTGAGTAA
- the acnB gene encoding bifunctional aconitate hydratase 2/2-methylisocitrate dehydratase: MGFREDYKAHVEERAALGVPPLPLTAEQTVEVIEFIKTGEYVEEMLDLLENRVSPGVDDAAYVKAAFLNELASEEHHVAAIPPEKAVQMLGMMLGGYNVKPLIDALTSKNVKVVAAAIEALSSTLLVYDAFNDVEELHKKGVTAATHVLNAWADADWFTKKPELPEKLTVTVFKVPGETNTDDLSPASEAFTRSDIPLHANSMLAAKMEDPIGTINRLKELGHPVAYVGDVVGTGSSRKSGINSVQWHMGEDIPGVPNKRTGGVVLGGTIAPIFFATAEDSGALPIELDVSQMETGDVIDIYPYKGEAHKDGKCIATFTLKPNTITDEVRAGGRIPLIIGRGLTNKARSVLGKAPADIFLTPDQPEDTGKGYTLAQKMVGKACGMDGVRPGMYCEPEMSTVGSQDTTGPMTRDEIKELAALGFNADLVLQTFCHTSAYPKPSDIKMFHTLPDFIANRSGVALRPGDGIIHSWLNRMVLPDTVGTGADSHTRFPIGISFPGGSGIVAFAAVTGSMPLTMPESVLVKFKGKMQPGITLRDLVNAIPHQAIKEGLLTVEKKGKKNIFAGRILEIQGLPDLKAEQAFELSDASAERSAAACTVQLDKEPIIEYLKSNITLLNSMIDAGYEDHRTLARRIVKMEEWLEKPELMKADEDAEYAAVLEIDLDQITEPILACPNDPDDVATLSEILADPKRPHKIDEVFVGSCMTNIGHYRALGEVLKGEGAVPTRLWVCPPTKMDEKQLVEDGYYAIFGAAGARTEVPGCSLCMGNQARVSDGAVVFSTSTRNFDNRLGKEAQVYLGSAELAAVCSLLGKIPTKEEYLELTKKIEGKEDDIYKYLNFNLIKDYKLN; encoded by the coding sequence ATGGGATTTAGAGAAGACTATAAAGCACATGTAGAAGAAAGAGCGGCACTTGGTGTCCCTCCATTACCTCTTACTGCTGAACAGACAGTAGAAGTTATCGAGTTTATTAAAACAGGTGAATATGTTGAAGAGATGCTGGATCTTTTAGAAAATCGTGTATCTCCGGGTGTAGATGATGCAGCCTATGTCAAAGCAGCATTTTTAAACGAATTGGCAAGTGAAGAACATCATGTGGCAGCTATTCCACCTGAAAAAGCTGTCCAAATGCTTGGTATGATGCTTGGCGGATACAATGTGAAACCATTAATTGATGCTTTAACGTCAAAAAATGTAAAAGTTGTTGCAGCAGCTATTGAAGCACTTTCCAGTACATTATTGGTATATGATGCGTTCAATGATGTTGAAGAGTTGCACAAAAAAGGTGTGACTGCAGCAACTCACGTTTTAAATGCATGGGCAGACGCTGACTGGTTTACAAAAAAACCTGAACTTCCTGAAAAATTAACTGTTACCGTATTTAAAGTTCCTGGTGAAACAAACACTGATGATTTGTCTCCTGCTTCTGAAGCATTTACACGTTCAGACATTCCTTTGCACGCAAACTCTATGCTTGCTGCAAAAATGGAAGATCCAATCGGAACTATTAACAGACTGAAAGAGCTTGGTCATCCTGTTGCTTATGTTGGTGATGTTGTAGGTACCGGTTCAAGCCGTAAATCAGGTATCAACTCTGTACAGTGGCACATGGGAGAGGATATTCCGGGTGTTCCAAACAAACGTACCGGCGGTGTAGTTCTTGGCGGAACAATCGCACCTATTTTCTTTGCAACAGCAGAAGACTCGGGAGCACTTCCAATCGAACTTGATGTTTCCCAAATGGAAACAGGTGATGTTATTGACATCTATCCGTATAAAGGTGAAGCACATAAAGACGGTAAATGCATCGCTACATTTACATTAAAACCAAATACTATTACTGATGAAGTACGTGCAGGCGGTCGTATTCCACTTATTATTGGTCGTGGGCTTACAAACAAAGCACGCAGTGTTTTAGGAAAAGCTCCGGCTGATATTTTCTTAACACCTGATCAGCCTGAAGATACTGGTAAAGGGTATACTTTAGCACAAAAAATGGTTGGTAAAGCATGTGGAATGGATGGTGTTCGTCCGGGTATGTATTGTGAGCCTGAAATGAGTACAGTCGGTTCTCAAGACACAACAGGTCCTATGACAAGAGATGAGATCAAAGAACTTGCTGCGCTTGGGTTCAATGCTGATTTGGTATTACAGACTTTCTGTCATACATCTGCGTATCCAAAACCGTCAGATATTAAGATGTTCCATACATTACCTGACTTTATTGCAAACCGTTCAGGTGTTGCTCTTCGTCCTGGTGACGGTATTATCCACTCATGGCTAAACAGAATGGTTCTTCCGGATACTGTAGGTACGGGTGCAGATTCACATACTCGTTTTCCTATCGGTATCTCTTTTCCAGGCGGTTCCGGAATCGTTGCATTTGCAGCAGTTACAGGTTCTATGCCTTTGACTATGCCAGAATCAGTTCTTGTAAAATTTAAAGGAAAAATGCAACCGGGAATCACATTACGTGACTTGGTTAATGCTATTCCTCATCAGGCTATAAAAGAAGGTCTTTTGACAGTTGAGAAAAAAGGAAAGAAAAATATTTTTGCCGGGCGTATTTTGGAAATTCAGGGCTTGCCTGATCTGAAAGCCGAACAGGCATTTGAGTTGTCAGATGCATCAGCAGAACGTTCTGCTGCAGCATGTACAGTTCAGTTAGACAAAGAACCAATTATTGAGTACTTAAAATCTAATATTACACTTTTAAATTCTATGATTGATGCAGGATATGAAGACCATCGTACATTGGCACGTCGTATTGTGAAAATGGAAGAGTGGTTGGAAAAACCTGAACTGATGAAAGCGGATGAAGATGCAGAATATGCGGCAGTACTTGAGATTGATTTGGATCAAATCACAGAGCCTATTTTGGCATGCCCGAATGATCCGGATGATGTTGCTACACTTTCAGAGATTTTAGCTGACCCTAAACGTCCGCATAAAATTGATGAAGTATTTGTCGGTTCATGTATGACAAATATCGGTCACTACCGTGCACTTGGTGAAGTATTAAAAGGCGAAGGTGCTGTTCCTACCCGTTTATGGGTTTGTCCTCCGACAAAAATGGATGAGAAACAACTTGTAGAAGATGGCTACTATGCAATCTTTGGTGCTGCAGGTGCAAGAACAGAAGTTCCGGGATGTTCATTATGTATGGGGAATCAGGCACGTGTATCAGATGGTGCAGTAGTGTTTTCAACATCAACACGTAACTTTGACAACCGTTTAGGAAAAGAAGCACAGGTTTATCTTGGTTCTGCTGAACTTGCAGCGGTATGTTCACTTCTTGGAAAAATTCCGACAAAAGAAGAGTACTTGGAGTTAACGAAAAAAATAGAAGGCAAAGAAGACGATATCTATAAATATCTAAACTTCAACCTAATCAAAGATTACAAGCTGAACTAA